The Sphingopyxis fribergensis genome contains a region encoding:
- a CDS encoding phospholipase D-like domain-containing protein, with the protein MSNGDLQPIVVKGRNCWRIERANKARMIVDAADYYALLERLMAHAKERILLIGWDFDPRIALKPDKKGEGESLGNYLLRLAKEKPDRDIDILRWNFGGLKQFAIPRILSMIARWKLTRSISFRLDSAHPVGCSHHQKVAVFDDHLAICGGIDVGSRRWDTREHKDGDPRRTAPDGSAYMPWHDSTMILAGPVGSALADLGNERWQRATKKPLRDLDGKGENWPDDLEPDFEGVDVAISRTRAEYDGCEEIREIEQLYLDMIAAADRFIYFENQYFTCGKIAAAIAERLNEDDPPEFVMVMPQTADGWLEQMAMDAARVQLVREIAKAKHGDRLKVYYPQTKRGEPIYVHAKTAIVDDRFLRVGSANMNNRSMGLDSECDVTIDAALAANEGVEPTIARLRESLIAEHLDVKEEEVAATFKRTGSLITTIEALRGKGRSLELLDLVPPGPMDEFIAENEVLDPTSPDAMFEGFTERGLRKSWHLGRNWMKRHRPFGRGKR; encoded by the coding sequence ATGAGCAACGGGGACCTACAGCCGATCGTCGTCAAAGGCCGCAACTGCTGGCGCATCGAACGCGCCAACAAGGCCCGGATGATCGTCGACGCCGCCGATTATTACGCCCTGCTCGAACGGCTAATGGCTCATGCCAAAGAGCGCATCTTGCTCATCGGCTGGGACTTCGATCCACGCATCGCGCTGAAGCCCGACAAAAAGGGCGAGGGCGAATCGCTCGGCAACTATCTGCTGCGGCTCGCGAAGGAGAAGCCCGACCGCGATATCGACATCCTCCGCTGGAATTTCGGCGGGCTGAAACAATTCGCGATACCGCGCATCCTGTCGATGATCGCACGCTGGAAGCTGACGCGCTCGATCAGCTTCCGCCTCGACAGCGCGCACCCCGTCGGATGTAGCCATCATCAGAAGGTGGCGGTGTTCGACGATCATCTCGCGATATGCGGCGGGATCGACGTCGGCTCGCGCCGCTGGGACACGCGCGAGCATAAGGACGGCGATCCGCGCCGCACCGCGCCCGACGGCAGTGCCTATATGCCCTGGCACGATTCGACGATGATCCTCGCAGGGCCCGTAGGGAGCGCGCTTGCGGATCTCGGCAATGAACGTTGGCAGCGCGCAACGAAAAAGCCGCTCCGCGATCTGGACGGAAAGGGCGAGAATTGGCCGGACGACCTCGAACCCGATTTCGAGGGCGTCGACGTCGCAATCTCGCGCACCCGCGCCGAATATGACGGGTGCGAGGAAATCCGCGAGATCGAGCAACTCTATCTCGACATGATCGCCGCGGCCGACCGCTTCATCTATTTCGAAAACCAATATTTCACCTGCGGCAAGATCGCCGCCGCGATCGCCGAACGTCTCAACGAGGACGATCCGCCAGAATTCGTGATGGTGATGCCTCAGACCGCCGACGGCTGGCTTGAGCAGATGGCGATGGATGCCGCGCGCGTTCAGCTGGTGCGTGAAATCGCCAAGGCGAAGCATGGCGACCGGCTGAAAGTCTATTATCCGCAAACCAAGCGCGGTGAACCCATCTATGTCCACGCCAAGACCGCGATCGTCGATGATCGGTTCCTGCGCGTCGGCTCGGCGAACATGAACAACCGCTCGATGGGGCTCGACAGCGAATGCGATGTGACGATTGACGCCGCGCTGGCCGCGAACGAGGGCGTCGAGCCGACGATTGCGCGCCTACGCGAATCGCTGATCGCCGAGCATCTCGATGTGAAGGAAGAGGAGGTCGCGGCGACCTTCAAACGCACCGGGTCGTTGATCACGACGATCGAGGCGCTGCGCGGCAAGGGGCGCTCGCTCGAACTGCTCGACCTCGTGCCCCCTGGGCCGATGGACGAGTTCATCGCCGAGAATGAAGTTCTCGACCCGACCAGCCCCGATGCCATGTTCGAAGGCTTCACCGAACGTGGCCTTCGGAAAAGCTGGCACCTCGGCCGTAACTGGATGAAGCGCCACCGGCCCTTCGGGCGCGGCAAGCGCTAG
- a CDS encoding acyl-CoA dehydrogenase C-terminal domain-containing protein → MPVYRAPVQDTLFLLNDVLGIERYSNLPGFANASPDMIEAVLTEAGKFCEEVLFPINQSGDLEGCTRHEDGSVTTPKGFKEAYKAYSEAGWGLLTAPEDFGGQGLPHVIGFPVEEYRNAANQAFAMYPGLTQGATAAILVKGSDEQKAIYVPRMISGEWGGTMNLTEPHAGTDLGMIRTRAVPNGDGSYAITGTKIFISSGEHDLTDNIIHLVLAKTPDAPDSVKGISLFIVPKFIVNADGSLGDRNTLSCGSIEHKMGIHANSTCVMNYDGAKGWMVGEENKGLAAMFVMMNAARLGVGIQGLGQADVAYQNAVQYAKDRRQGRALTGPQDPQEKADPLFVHPDVRRMLMDGRATVEGLRALCTWGALQVDLAHVAESEEERQRADDLVSLLTPVIKGFGTDKGYEVATNAQQVFGGHGYIEEQGMSQFVRDARITMIYEGANGVQAMDLVGRKLAQNGGRAIQAFFAIVDEECARAKGDDALADFATRLEKANGELKAATMWFMQNGMANPNNIGAGAHHYMHIMGIVALGSMWLMMAEAAQKALAEGRGNKDFLEAKLVTARYFGERFLPDAGSLRRKIEAGSEAMMALTPEQFAA, encoded by the coding sequence ATGCCCGTCTATCGCGCCCCCGTGCAGGACACGCTCTTCCTCCTCAACGATGTGCTCGGGATCGAGCGCTATTCGAATCTGCCGGGTTTCGCGAATGCGTCCCCCGACATGATCGAGGCGGTGCTTACCGAAGCGGGCAAGTTCTGCGAGGAAGTCTTGTTCCCGATCAACCAGTCGGGTGACCTCGAAGGCTGCACGCGCCACGAAGACGGCTCGGTGACGACACCAAAGGGCTTCAAGGAAGCGTATAAGGCCTATTCGGAAGCCGGCTGGGGCCTGCTGACCGCGCCCGAGGATTTCGGCGGGCAGGGGCTGCCGCACGTCATCGGCTTTCCGGTCGAGGAATATCGCAACGCCGCCAACCAGGCGTTCGCCATGTATCCGGGGCTGACGCAGGGCGCGACCGCGGCGATCCTGGTCAAGGGATCGGACGAACAAAAAGCCATCTATGTCCCCCGCATGATTTCGGGCGAATGGGGCGGCACGATGAACCTGACCGAACCGCACGCCGGCACCGACCTTGGCATGATCCGCACCCGTGCGGTCCCGAACGGCGACGGCAGCTACGCCATCACAGGGACCAAGATCTTCATCTCGTCGGGCGAGCATGACCTCACCGACAATATCATCCACCTCGTCCTCGCGAAGACCCCCGATGCGCCCGACAGCGTCAAGGGCATCTCGCTGTTCATCGTGCCCAAGTTTATCGTGAATGCCGACGGCTCACTCGGCGACCGCAACACACTGTCGTGCGGGTCGATCGAGCACAAGATGGGCATCCACGCCAACTCGACCTGCGTCATGAACTATGACGGCGCCAAGGGCTGGATGGTCGGTGAGGAGAATAAGGGCCTCGCCGCGATGTTCGTGATGATGAACGCCGCGCGCCTCGGCGTCGGCATCCAGGGGCTCGGCCAGGCCGACGTCGCCTATCAGAACGCGGTCCAGTATGCGAAGGACCGCCGACAGGGCCGCGCGCTCACGGGCCCGCAAGACCCGCAGGAAAAGGCCGATCCTTTGTTCGTCCATCCTGATGTCCGCCGGATGCTGATGGACGGCAGGGCGACCGTCGAGGGGCTGCGCGCGCTGTGCACCTGGGGGGCACTGCAGGTCGATCTCGCGCACGTCGCCGAGAGCGAGGAAGAGCGCCAGCGCGCCGACGACCTCGTCAGCCTGCTCACACCGGTGATCAAAGGGTTCGGCACCGATAAGGGCTATGAGGTCGCGACCAACGCGCAGCAGGTGTTCGGCGGCCATGGCTATATCGAAGAGCAGGGTATGAGCCAGTTTGTCCGCGATGCCCGCATCACGATGATCTACGAAGGCGCGAACGGCGTGCAGGCGATGGACCTCGTCGGCCGCAAGCTCGCCCAAAACGGCGGCCGCGCAATCCAGGCCTTTTTCGCGATCGTCGATGAGGAATGCGCCCGGGCCAAGGGCGACGATGCGCTCGCCGACTTCGCGACGCGTCTCGAGAAGGCAAATGGCGAACTCAAGGCCGCGACGATGTGGTTCATGCAGAATGGCATGGCGAACCCGAACAATATCGGCGCCGGCGCGCATCATTATATGCACATCATGGGCATCGTCGCGCTGGGCTCGATGTGGCTGATGATGGCCGAAGCCGCACAAAAAGCGCTCGCCGAGGGCCGCGGCAACAAGGATTTCCTCGAAGCCAAGCTCGTCACCGCGCGCTATTTCGGCGAACGCTTCCTGCCCGACGCGGGTTCGCTCCGCCGCAAGATCGAGGCGGGCAGCGAAGCGATGATGGCGCTGACCCCCGAACAATTCGCCGCCTGA
- a CDS encoding MerR family transcriptional regulator, with amino-acid sequence MTEQYGHAHIDTPDHLGREQFSITDLSTEFGVTARALRFYEDEGLISPSRKGLSRIYSKRDRARLAWILRAKRTGFSLADIREMIDLYDVGDGRKTQRQVTIEKCEQRIGLLQRQRDDIDSAVEELSRFIDMVKKVDAGQKVG; translated from the coding sequence ATGACCGAACAATATGGCCACGCCCATATCGATACGCCCGACCATCTGGGGCGCGAACAATTCAGCATCACCGACTTGTCGACCGAGTTCGGGGTCACCGCCCGTGCGCTGCGTTTCTATGAAGATGAAGGGTTGATCAGCCCGTCGCGCAAGGGATTGTCGCGCATCTATTCGAAACGCGACCGCGCGCGGCTGGCGTGGATTCTGCGCGCCAAGCGCACGGGCTTCAGCCTCGCCGATATTCGCGAGATGATCGACCTCTACGACGTAGGCGACGGCCGCAAGACGCAGCGGCAGGTGACAATCGAAAAATGCGAACAGCGTATCGGCTTGCTGCAACGCCAGCGCGACGATATCGACAGCGCTGTCGAAGAATTGTCGCGGTTCATCGATATGGTGAAAAAAGTCGACGCCGGCCAAAAGGTCGGTTGA
- the hisI gene encoding phosphoribosyl-AMP cyclohydrolase, whose product MDDQRDTTDRFLPRFDAAGLVTAIVTDAETHILLMVAHMNEEAIEQTRATGQAHFWSRSRQALWRKGETSGNELTLVEMRVDCDQDALLLRVKPAGPACHTGRRSCFYRRVENDGSLTFLADDAQD is encoded by the coding sequence ATGGATGATCAGCGCGATACCACCGACCGTTTTCTTCCGCGTTTCGACGCCGCCGGCCTGGTGACGGCGATCGTCACCGATGCCGAGACGCATATCCTGCTGATGGTCGCGCATATGAATGAAGAGGCGATCGAGCAGACCCGCGCGACGGGGCAGGCGCATTTCTGGTCGCGGTCGCGGCAGGCTTTGTGGCGTAAGGGCGAGACGTCGGGGAACGAGCTTACGCTGGTCGAGATGCGTGTGGATTGCGACCAGGACGCGCTGCTGCTGCGCGTAAAGCCGGCGGGCCCCGCCTGCCATACCGGGCGCCGCTCCTGCTTCTATCGCCGCGTCGAGAACGACGGCAGCCTGACCTTTCTGGCGGACGATGCACAGGACTAG
- the purF gene encoding amidophosphoribosyltransferase encodes MLTTHPFDDDKLREECGVFGIHGADSAAAVVALGLHALQHRGQEAAGITAFDGKEFHTHRAMGHVAGNFDRDDIMRQLQGGSSVGHVRYSTTGETALRNVQPLFADLSTGGFAVAHNGNISNATALKKVLVRRGSIFQSTSDTEVIIHLVATSSYRSLLDRFIDALKQVEGAYSLICLTAEGMIGCRDPLGIRPLVIGKLGDAHILASETVALDVVGAEFVRSVEPGELVIIRDGQLTSHRPFADHAARPCIFEYVYFSRPDSIVDGTSVYSVRKAIGAELARENPVDADLVIPVPDSGTPAAIGYAQESGIPFELGIIRSHYVGRTFIQPGDKVRHLGVKLKHNANRALIAGKRIVLIDDSIVRGTTSLKIVQMMRDAGATEVHMRIASPPTQHSCFYGVDTPERAKLLAAQMSVGQMANFINADSLSFISIDGLYRALGEVKRSDDAPQYCDACFTGDYPTTLTDFDEHGLEDQFSLLAERVV; translated from the coding sequence ATGCTCACCACACACCCTTTCGACGACGACAAGCTCCGCGAGGAGTGCGGCGTCTTTGGTATTCATGGCGCCGATAGCGCCGCTGCGGTCGTCGCGCTGGGGCTTCACGCCCTGCAGCACCGTGGACAGGAAGCCGCAGGCATCACCGCCTTCGACGGCAAGGAATTCCACACCCATCGCGCGATGGGCCATGTGGCGGGCAATTTCGATCGCGACGACATCATGCGCCAGTTGCAAGGCGGATCGTCGGTCGGCCATGTCCGTTACTCGACGACGGGCGAAACCGCGCTGCGCAACGTCCAGCCGCTGTTCGCCGACCTGTCGACCGGCGGCTTCGCGGTTGCGCATAACGGCAATATTTCCAACGCGACGGCGCTCAAGAAGGTGCTCGTCCGCCGCGGTTCGATCTTCCAGTCGACCAGCGATACCGAGGTGATCATCCACCTCGTCGCGACGTCGAGTTACCGTTCGCTGCTCGACCGCTTCATCGACGCGCTGAAACAGGTCGAAGGCGCCTATTCGCTGATCTGCCTGACCGCCGAGGGCATGATCGGTTGCCGCGATCCGCTGGGCATCCGCCCGCTCGTGATTGGCAAGCTCGGCGATGCACATATCCTCGCGTCGGAAACCGTCGCGCTCGATGTCGTCGGCGCCGAATTCGTGCGTTCGGTCGAACCCGGCGAGCTCGTCATCATTCGCGATGGCCAGCTGACCTCCCACCGGCCCTTCGCCGACCACGCCGCGCGCCCGTGCATCTTTGAATATGTCTATTTCTCGCGCCCCGATTCGATCGTCGACGGGACGAGCGTCTATTCGGTGCGCAAGGCGATCGGCGCGGAACTCGCGCGCGAAAATCCGGTCGATGCCGATCTCGTCATCCCGGTCCCCGATTCGGGCACGCCGGCGGCGATCGGTTACGCCCAGGAATCGGGTATTCCTTTCGAACTCGGCATCATCCGCTCGCATTATGTCGGGCGCACCTTCATCCAGCCGGGCGACAAGGTCCGCCACCTCGGCGTCAAGCTGAAGCATAACGCCAACCGCGCATTGATCGCGGGCAAGCGCATCGTGCTGATCGACGATTCGATCGTTCGCGGCACGACGAGCCTGAAGATCGTGCAGATGATGCGCGATGCGGGCGCGACCGAAGTGCATATGCGCATCGCGAGCCCGCCGACGCAGCACAGCTGCTTCTATGGCGTCGACACCCCCGAGCGCGCCAAGCTGCTTGCGGCGCAGATGAGCGTTGGCCAGATGGCGAATTTCATCAACGCCGACAGCCTGTCCTTCATCTCGATCGACGGCCTCTATCGCGCGCTGGGCGAAGTGAAGCGCAGCGACGACGCCCCGCAATATTGCGACGCCTGCTTTACCGGCGACTATCCGACCACGCTCACCGATTTCGACGAGCATGGGTTGGAAGATCAATTTTCGCTGCTTGCCGAACGGGTTGTCTGA
- a CDS encoding SDR family NAD(P)-dependent oxidoreductase, which translates to MTIETNELAGQVALVTGASRGIGEAIAESLAARGAHVVITARTAGGLEELEDRIHGAGGSATIAPLDLTDGDSIARLASAIAERWQQLDMLVLNAAMLGTLTPVAAIDGKEFNKLLTLNLIAQQALIANFDPLLRRAVNGRLIALSSSVAREPRAYWGAYAASKAAFETLVTSYGAEMRNISTVRTAILDPGGTRTQMRARAYPGEDPQSIKNPDAVGEFVAKLMVEGFDSTAFHALPKVMEKA; encoded by the coding sequence ATGACGATAGAGACTAATGAATTGGCGGGCCAGGTTGCGCTCGTCACCGGGGCCAGCCGCGGGATCGGCGAAGCCATCGCCGAATCGCTTGCGGCGCGCGGCGCGCATGTCGTGATCACCGCGCGCACAGCGGGCGGGCTCGAGGAACTCGAAGACCGTATCCACGGGGCCGGCGGCAGCGCGACGATCGCGCCGCTCGACCTCACCGACGGCGACAGCATCGCCCGCCTCGCGAGCGCGATCGCCGAACGCTGGCAGCAGCTCGACATGCTGGTGCTGAACGCCGCGATGCTCGGCACGCTGACCCCTGTTGCCGCCATCGACGGCAAGGAGTTCAACAAGCTGCTGACGCTGAACCTGATCGCGCAGCAGGCGCTGATCGCCAATTTCGACCCGCTCCTGCGCCGCGCAGTGAACGGCCGGCTAATCGCCCTGTCAAGCAGCGTCGCACGCGAGCCGCGCGCCTATTGGGGCGCTTATGCCGCATCGAAGGCGGCGTTCGAAACGCTCGTCACCAGCTACGGCGCCGAGATGCGCAATATCTCGACCGTGCGCACCGCGATCCTCGATCCCGGTGGCACGCGCACGCAGATGCGCGCGCGCGCCTATCCGGGCGAAGACCCGCAGAGCATCAAGAATCCCGATGCGGTTGGCGAATTTGTTGCCAAGCTGATGGTCGAAGGCTTCGACAGCACCGCCTTCCACGCGCTGCCCAAGGTCATGGAAAAAGCTTAA
- a CDS encoding serine hydrolase domain-containing protein, whose protein sequence is MRRFLAAVLLCTAAAGCSAPLPTETTDKLPKDLNVLFWTQDQRDAAFRTMEMVPKVVVNTVKAGGPVYPLPQGKPIDLGLDVDAHIAKQRNAGLIIVQDGKVRLEKYALGYGASGRWTSFSVAKSFTSTLVGAAVKDGYIKSLDDKVTVYIPGLKGSAYDDVSVKQLLTMTSGVKWNEDYTDPKSDVALFNLQKPVADEDITVSYMKTLPREAPAGSKWVYKTGETNLIGVLVSSATGKTLSAYLSEKVWKPFGMEQDAVWMLGATGHEISGCCMSASLKDYARFGQFILNGGVAGGKKVLPDDWLPAATTKQAGIDLPGRGYGYQWWTNDDGSFAAQGIFGQGIFIDPKRKLIIASNGNWPTATDPEGVGAAREAFYKSVQAAVDKEAGQ, encoded by the coding sequence ATGCGAAGATTTTTGGCGGCGGTGCTGCTGTGCACCGCGGCGGCTGGGTGCAGTGCACCCTTACCGACCGAGACGACCGACAAACTGCCAAAGGATCTGAATGTGCTGTTCTGGACCCAGGATCAACGCGACGCCGCCTTCCGCACGATGGAGATGGTTCCCAAGGTCGTGGTCAACACGGTCAAGGCGGGCGGGCCGGTCTATCCGTTGCCGCAGGGCAAGCCGATCGACCTTGGCCTCGACGTCGATGCCCATATCGCGAAACAGCGCAATGCGGGCCTGATCATCGTGCAGGACGGCAAGGTCCGGCTCGAAAAATATGCGCTCGGCTATGGCGCGTCGGGCCGCTGGACGAGCTTCTCGGTCGCCAAGAGCTTCACCTCGACGCTTGTCGGCGCCGCGGTGAAGGACGGTTATATCAAGAGCCTCGACGACAAGGTCACCGTCTATATCCCCGGCCTCAAAGGCTCGGCTTATGACGATGTCTCGGTGAAGCAGCTGCTCACCATGACCTCGGGCGTCAAATGGAACGAAGATTATACCGATCCCAAATCCGACGTTGCCTTGTTCAACTTGCAAAAGCCGGTCGCCGACGAGGACATAACGGTCAGCTATATGAAGACCCTGCCGCGCGAAGCGCCCGCCGGGTCGAAGTGGGTTTACAAGACCGGCGAAACCAATCTGATCGGGGTGCTCGTGTCGAGCGCGACGGGCAAGACGCTGTCGGCCTATCTGTCCGAAAAGGTCTGGAAGCCGTTCGGCATGGAGCAGGATGCGGTGTGGATGCTCGGCGCGACGGGGCATGAAATCAGCGGCTGCTGTATGTCAGCGAGCCTCAAGGATTATGCGCGCTTCGGTCAGTTCATCCTGAACGGCGGGGTTGCCGGCGGCAAGAAGGTTCTGCCCGATGATTGGCTCCCCGCCGCGACGACCAAGCAGGCGGGCATCGACCTGCCGGGGCGTGGCTATGGCTATCAATGGTGGACCAATGACGACGGTAGCTTTGCCGCGCAGGGGATCTTTGGGCAAGGAATCTTCATCGATCCCAAGAGAAAGCTGATCATAGCCTCGAACGGCAATTGGCCGACCGCGACGGATCCGGAGGGCGTCGGTGCTGCTCGCGAAGCCTTTTACAAGAGCGTGCAGGCCGCGGTGGACAAGGAAGCGGGGCAGTAG
- a CDS encoding SAM-dependent methyltransferase: MNTHVSPRRGKELLRADRAYRAGGVLARLIALAPAGLFHHMLDRIDAGLMLGTIEAHLPDGSVRLLGGRGKGPVAVVHLHSWASLARLALSGSVGWYRAWEAGEWSSPDPVPLFDLFMRNGEALGNVGRAHGPSRWLNKVIHAFHRNDRRGAKRNIHAHYDLGNDFYRLWLDPSLNYSSALFADPGQSLEEAQAAKVDAILDRLDLRSGSRLLEIGCGWGALAERAVERHDVLYTGITLSPAQAEIADARLAAVDLSDRSRIEICDYRDAQGPYDAIASVEMVEAVGQEYWPAYLDAIARLLRPGGKAAIQYILINDALFERYAASSDFIQAYIFPGGCLISESRFRALAEARGLAWRDVHRFGGDYAETLRQWREGFDAAVAADQLPSGFDARFVRLWRYYLQYCEGGFRGGGIEVAQVTLEKTA, from the coding sequence ATGAACACGCATGTCAGCCCGCGCCGCGGTAAGGAACTGCTCCGCGCCGATCGTGCCTATCGCGCCGGCGGTGTATTGGCGCGGCTGATCGCTTTGGCGCCCGCTGGGCTCTTTCACCATATGCTCGACCGGATCGACGCGGGCCTTATGTTGGGCACGATCGAGGCGCATTTGCCCGACGGCAGCGTGCGGTTGCTCGGTGGGCGCGGCAAGGGGCCGGTGGCGGTCGTCCATCTGCACAGCTGGGCGTCGCTCGCGCGGCTGGCCTTGTCGGGTTCGGTCGGCTGGTATCGCGCGTGGGAAGCCGGTGAATGGTCGTCGCCCGATCCCGTACCCTTGTTCGATCTGTTCATGCGCAACGGCGAGGCGCTCGGGAATGTCGGCCGCGCGCATGGCCCATCGCGTTGGCTGAACAAGGTGATCCATGCGTTCCACCGCAACGATCGCCGCGGCGCGAAGCGGAATATCCATGCCCATTATGATTTGGGAAATGATTTCTATCGCTTGTGGCTCGACCCTAGTTTGAATTATTCGAGCGCCTTGTTCGCCGATCCCGGCCAGTCGCTCGAAGAGGCGCAGGCGGCGAAGGTCGATGCGATCCTCGATCGGCTCGACTTGCGTTCGGGAAGCCGGCTGCTCGAAATCGGCTGCGGCTGGGGTGCGCTGGCCGAGCGCGCAGTCGAGCGCCACGATGTGCTCTACACCGGCATCACCTTGTCGCCCGCGCAGGCCGAAATCGCTGATGCGCGGCTCGCGGCGGTCGATCTGTCGGATCGCTCGCGCATCGAAATCTGCGATTATCGCGACGCGCAGGGCCCCTATGACGCGATCGCGAGCGTCGAGATGGTCGAAGCGGTTGGGCAGGAATATTGGCCCGCCTATCTCGACGCGATCGCGCGCCTGCTGCGTCCCGGCGGCAAGGCGGCGATCCAGTATATCCTGATCAACGACGCACTGTTCGAACGCTATGCGGCGAGCAGCGACTTCATCCAGGCCTATATCTTCCCGGGCGGCTGCCTGATCTCGGAAAGCCGCTTTCGCGCGCTGGCCGAGGCGCGCGGCCTCGCGTGGCGCGATGTGCACCGGTTCGGCGGTGATTATGCCGAAACGCTACGCCAGTGGCGCGAGGGTTTCGATGCGGCCGTCGCTGCCGACCAATTGCCGTCGGGGTTCGACGCGCGCTTCGTTCGGCTCTGGCGCTATTATCTGCAATATTGTGAAGGCGGCTTTCGCGGCGGCGGTATCGAGGTCGCGCAGGTCACGCTTGAAAAGACAGCCTGA
- a CDS encoding metal-dependent hydrolase, whose protein sequence is MDNLTHSLVGAVLGQLGLKEKTGLAMPTLIIAANLPDIDAACAVYGIESLSMRRGITHGPIALLLLPIILWALMLAFDRWQDRRGKRPASRLPIHKRWLLALAYIGCFSHPALDWLNNYGIRLLEPFSHRWFYGDSIFIIDLWIWIALAVSIWMSLHGERRGAANWRRPAWIGFTAVCAYIFVNGLITGAAERMALSALAASGQKDALVVASPPPLAFWKRDIFWRTADRFGTASFVPGVGGSVDLTGAPTGMDDPRIATWAKANPAARAFLFWSRMPVAQMDGDAILLRDQRFMHPLARDRFQIRLTAPDTASHSE, encoded by the coding sequence ATGGATAATCTGACGCACAGCCTTGTCGGCGCGGTTCTGGGCCAGTTAGGGCTCAAGGAAAAGACCGGCCTTGCGATGCCGACACTGATCATCGCGGCGAACCTGCCCGATATCGACGCCGCATGCGCGGTCTATGGCATCGAATCGCTGTCGATGCGGCGTGGGATCACCCACGGGCCGATCGCGCTCCTGCTGCTGCCGATCATCCTGTGGGCGCTGATGCTGGCTTTCGACCGCTGGCAGGACCGGCGCGGCAAACGGCCAGCGTCGCGGCTTCCGATCCACAAGCGCTGGCTGCTCGCGCTCGCCTATATCGGCTGTTTCAGTCACCCGGCGCTCGACTGGCTCAACAATTATGGCATCCGCCTGCTCGAACCGTTCAGCCATCGCTGGTTTTACGGCGATAGCATCTTCATCATCGATCTGTGGATATGGATCGCGCTTGCGGTGTCGATCTGGATGTCGCTGCACGGCGAGAGGCGCGGCGCGGCGAACTGGCGGCGCCCCGCATGGATCGGCTTTACGGCGGTGTGCGCCTATATCTTCGTCAATGGCCTCATCACCGGCGCCGCCGAGCGCATGGCCTTGAGCGCGCTCGCTGCGAGCGGCCAAAAGGACGCGCTCGTCGTCGCGAGCCCGCCGCCGCTTGCCTTCTGGAAACGCGACATCTTCTGGCGGACAGCTGACCGCTTCGGTACCGCGAGCTTCGTTCCGGGGGTGGGTGGCAGTGTGGATCTGACCGGGGCGCCGACCGGCATGGACGATCCCCGGATTGCAACATGGGCGAAGGCAAATCCTGCGGCGCGCGCTTTCCTCTTCTGGTCGCGGATGCCCGTGGCGCAAATGGACGGCGATGCCATCCTGCTGCGCGACCAGCGTTTCATGCACCCGCTCGCGCGGGACCGGTTCCAGATTCGCCTGACCGCGCCCGACACCGCCAGCCATTCCGAATGA